The Equus asinus isolate D_3611 breed Donkey chromosome 4, EquAss-T2T_v2, whole genome shotgun sequence genome has a segment encoding these proteins:
- the TSN gene encoding translin isoform X1: MSVSEIFVELQGFLAAEQDIREEIRKVVQSLEQTAREILTLLQGVHQGAGFQDIPKRCLKAREHFGTVKTHLTSLKTKFPAEQYYRFHEHWRFVLQRLVFLAAFVVYLESETLVTREAVTEILGIEPDREKGFHLDVEDYLSGVLILASELSRLSVNSVTAGDYSRPLHISTFINELDSGFRLLNLKNDSLRKRYDGLKYDVKKVEEVVYDLSIRGFNKETAAACVEK, from the exons gAAATCCGAAAAGTTGTCCAGAGTTTAGAACAAACAGCTCGAGAGATTTTAACTCTACTGCAAGGGGTCCATCAGGGTGCTGGGTTTCAGGACA TTCCAAAGAGGTGTTTGAAAGCCCGAGAACATTTTGGTACAGTAAAAACACATCTAACATCTTTGAAGACCAAGTTCCCTGCTGAACAGTATTACAG GTTTCACGAGCACTGGAGGTTCGTGTTGCAGCGCTTGGTCTTCTTGGCAGCGTTTGTTGTGTACTTGGAGTCAGAAACGCTAGTGACTCGAGAAGCGGTGACAGAAATTCTTGGCA ttgagCCAGATCGAGAGAAAGGATTTCATCTGGATGTAGAAGATTATCTCTCAGGAGTTCTCATTCTTGCTAGTGAACTG TCAAGGCTGTCAGTCAACAGTGTGACTGCTGGAGACTACTCCCGGCCCCTTCACATCTCCACCTTCATCAATGAGCTGGATTCCGGTTTCCGCCTTCTCAACCTGAAAAATGACTCCCTGAGGAAGCGCTACGACGGCTTGAAGTATGATGTGAAGAAAGTAGAGGAGGTGGTCTACGATCTCTCCATCCGGGGCTTCAATAAGGAGACGGCAGCGGCTTGTGTAGAGAAATAG